Proteins encoded together in one Pseudomonas sp. ADAK13 window:
- a CDS encoding MurR/RpiR family transcriptional regulator: MDKNSFQRTLEQQFPTLTPTGKRIATYLLGNLQQLPFETADSIAQQAGTTGISVGRFLRTLGYRNLDDVKQGLRGDPQASWLITDRLGAFRQENDQEDALDRSLNREIEAIQHVYGLARSQAFADIVQHIVDADAVFILGVQSTRGILNAFHSHLEYIRPKVYYVDGLSGIYAETLNSGFEKPYAITADFRAYSSITPTFCETANAHGLPLALITDLQCPWARDYDLDLLQLKTDVGQFWDSMAPLTCLFNLMVSAVADRYGERLDARLAKNRALQQAFGQFES, encoded by the coding sequence ATGGATAAAAACAGCTTCCAGCGCACGCTGGAACAGCAGTTCCCGACGCTGACCCCCACCGGCAAGCGCATCGCTACCTACCTGCTGGGCAACCTGCAGCAACTACCGTTCGAAACCGCCGACAGCATCGCCCAGCAAGCCGGCACCACCGGGATTTCGGTGGGCCGTTTTCTGCGCACCCTGGGCTATCGCAACCTCGATGATGTGAAACAAGGCCTGCGTGGCGACCCGCAAGCGTCCTGGCTGATCACCGACCGCCTCGGCGCCTTTCGCCAGGAGAATGACCAGGAAGACGCCCTCGACCGCTCGCTCAACCGCGAGATCGAAGCCATCCAGCACGTCTACGGCCTGGCCCGCAGCCAGGCGTTTGCCGACATCGTGCAGCATATCGTGGACGCCGACGCGGTGTTTATCCTCGGTGTCCAGTCCACCCGAGGCATCCTCAATGCGTTCCACAGCCACTTGGAATACATTCGGCCCAAGGTCTATTACGTCGACGGCCTGTCGGGGATCTACGCCGAGACCCTGAACTCCGGCTTTGAAAAACCCTACGCCATTACCGCCGATTTTCGCGCCTATTCCAGCATCACGCCCACGTTCTGCGAGACCGCGAATGCCCATGGCCTGCCCCTGGCGCTGATCACCGACTTGCAATGCCCCTGGGCCCGGGACTACGACCTGGACCTGCTGCAACTGAAAACCGACGTCGGCCAGTTCTGGGACTCCATGGCGCCGCTGACGTGCCTGTTCAACCTGATGGTGTCTGCCGTCGCCGACCGATACGGCGAGCGCCTGGATGCCCGCCTGGCGAAAAACCGCGCCCTGCAACAGGCCTTCGGCCAGTTCGAATCCTGA